In one Liolophura sinensis isolate JHLJ2023 chromosome 11, CUHK_Ljap_v2, whole genome shotgun sequence genomic region, the following are encoded:
- the LOC135477781 gene encoding uncharacterized protein LOC135477781, giving the protein MAKLLKFDYMPLLIGDISGVWRFQPWTPTTATHPLPSHAPPPQPRTPSPAKDSLHSHAPFPSQGLPPQPRTPSLAKDSPPSHSPPSPAKDSLPSQGLPPQPRTPSPAKDSLPSQGPHTPSPAKDSLHSHAPPPQPRTPSPAMDPLHSHAPPPQPRTPGPATHPLPSQGLPPQSRVSSTATHPLPSQGLPPQPQTPSPAMDPPPQPRTPSPAKDSLPSHGPPPQF; this is encoded by the exons ATGGCGAagcttttaaaatttgattacaTGCCCCTACTGATAGGTGACATATCAGGAGTGTGGAG GTTTCAg CCATGGACCCCCACCACAGCCACGCACCCCCTCCCCAGCCACGCACCCCCTCCCCAGCCAAGGACTCCCTCCCCAGCCAAGGACTCCCTCCACAGCCACGCACCCTTCCCTAGCCAAGGACTCCCTCCCCAGCCACGCACCCCCTCCCTAGCCAAGGACTCCCCACCCAGCcactcccccccctccccagcCAAGGACTCCCTCCCCAGCCAAGGACTCCCTCCACAGCCACGCACCCCCTCCCCAGCCAAGGACTCCCTCCCCAGCCAAGGGCCACACACCCCCTCCCCAGCCAAGGACTCCCTCCACAGCCACGCACCCCCTCCCCAGCCAAGGACTCCCTCCCCAGCCATGGATCCCCTCCACAGCCACGCTCCTCCTCCCCAGCCAAGGACTCCCGGCCCAGCCACACACCCCCTCCCCAGCCAAGGACTCCCTCCCCAGTCAAGGGTCTCTTCCACAGCCACGCACCCCCTCCCCAGCCAAGGGCTCCCTCCCCAGCCACAGACTCCATCCCCAGCCATGGACCCCCCTCCACAGCCACGCACCCCCTCCCCAGCCAAGGACTCCCTCCCTAGCCATGGACCCCCTCCACAGTTTTAA